Proteins from a genomic interval of Cucumis melo cultivar AY chromosome 7, USDA_Cmelo_AY_1.0, whole genome shotgun sequence:
- the LOC103494779 gene encoding LOW QUALITY PROTEIN: WD repeat-containing protein GTS1 (The sequence of the model RefSeq protein was modified relative to this genomic sequence to represent the inferred CDS: deleted 1 base in 1 codon) — MESIDMDVEDHVNADSTSNSSSFKRFGLKNSIQTNFGDDYVFHIAPNVDWTSMAVSLSSNVVKLYSPVTGQYYGECRGHTGTINQISFSVPSTPHVLHSCSSDGTIKSWDIRTFQQVSSISAGPSQEIFSFAYGGSNTSLLAAGCKSQILFWDWRNRKQVACLEDSHVEDVTQVHFVPGHQGKLASASVDGLVCIFDTNGDIDDDDHMDSVINVGTSVGKIGFYGENYRKLWCLTHIETLSLWDWTDGRNEADITDARTLASNSWIMGHVDYLVDCHYSKEGCRLWVLGGTNDGTVGYFPINLCNGKNAIESPDVVLEGGHIGVVRSVLPTTNILGGFSQSQGVFGWTGGEDGRLCCWSSDDSHEMNRSWISSTLVIKSPGGRRKNRHQPY, encoded by the exons ATGGAATCCATTGATATGGATGTCGAGGATCACGTCAATGCTGATTCCACTTCAAATTCCAGCTCCTTCAAGCGCTTTGGACTCAAGAATTCCATTCAAACCAACTTCGGTGATGATTACGTTTTTCATATCGCCCCCAA TGTGGATTGGACGTCAATGGCGGTGTCGTTATCTTCCAATGTTGTGAAGCTATACTCGCCAGTCACTGGTCAGTACTATGGAGAGTGCAGAGGTCACACTGGaacaattaatcaaatttccTTCTCTGTTCCCTCAACCCCTCATGTTTTGCATTCTTGTTCTTCTGATGGAACTATCAAATCTTGGGATATCCGGACTTTTCAGCAG GTTTCATCCATTAGTGCTGGCCCTTCTCAGGAGATCTTCAGCTTTGCCTATGGAGGATCAAATACGAGTCTTCTTGCTGCGGGTTGTAAATCTCAG ATTCTCTTTTGGGATTGGAGGAACAGAAAGCAAGTCGCATGCTTGGAGGACTCTCATGTGGAAGATGTCACTCAG GTTCACTTTGTTCCGGGCCATCAAGGCAAGCTTGCTTCTGCTTCCGTGGATGGGTTGGTTTGTATATTTGACACTAATGGGgatattgatgatgatgatcataTGGATTCT GTCATTAATGTGGGAACTTCAGTTGGTAAGATTGGATTTTATGGAGAAAATTATAGAAAGTTGTGGTGCTTGACTCACATTGAAACTTTGAG CTTATGGGACTGGACAGATGGGAGAAATGAAGCAGATATCACAGATGCTCGCACACTAGCTTCCAACAGTTGGATAATGGGTCAT GTTGATTATTTAGTTGATTGTCACTACTCAAAAGAAGGCTGTAGATTGTGGGTCCTC GGGGGTACCAACGATGGCACCGTAGGGTACTTCCCAATCAACCTTTGTAACGGGAAAAATGCAATCGAATCACCAGACGTTGTCCTTGAGGGTGGCCACATTGGCGTCGTTAGAAGTGTCTTGCCCACGACAAACATATTGGGTGGATTTTCACAGAGCCAAGGTGTGTTTGGATGGACAGGTGGCGAAGATGGGCGTTTATGTTGTTGGTCTTCAGATGATTCTCATGAAATGAATCGATCCTGGATTTCAAGCACACTAGTTATCAAATCGCCTGGTGGTCGGAGGAAAAATAGACACCAACCTTACTAA
- the LOC103494781 gene encoding pentatricopeptide repeat-containing protein At4g14050, mitochondrial — protein sequence MNISHFLHQLQLCARRQSASAAGKLHSQIIKAGFDKSSLLSNTLLDVYGKCGLIPQALQLFDEMPHRDHVSWASILTAHNKALIPRRTLSMLNIMFTNDGLQPDHFVFACIVRACSSLGYLRLGKQVHARFMLSFFCDDEVVKSSLIDMYTKCGQPDDARAVFDSILFKNSVSWTSMISGYARSGRKCEAMDLFLQVPVRNLFSWTALISGLIQSGHGIFSFSLFNEMRREGIDIVDPLVLSSVVGGCANLALLELGKQIHGLVIALGFESCLFISNALVDMYAKCSDILAAKDIFYRMPRKDVISWTSIIVGTAQHGKAEEALTLYDEMVLSRIKPNEVTFVGLLYACSHAGLVSRGRELFRSMTTDYSINPSLQHYTCLLDLLSRSGHLDEAENLLNEIPFKPDEPTWASLLSACKRHNNLEMGVRIADRLLDLKPEDPSTYILLSNVYAGAEMWESVSKVRKLMNSMEVRKKPGYSSIDFGKDSQVFHAGESCDHPMKNEIFNLLKDLDAEMRKRGYVPNTSFVLYDIEQQEKEKQLFWHSERLAVAYGLLKAVPGTIIRIVKNLRICGDCHNVLKFISDIVKREIVVRDATRYHHFKEGKCSCNDFW from the coding sequence ATGAATATTTCTCATTTTCTTCACCAACTCCAACTCTGCGCCAGACGCCAATCCGCATCAGCCGCCGGAAAACTCCATTCTCAGATTATCAAAGCTGGTTTCGACAAATCCAGCCTTCTTTCAAACACCCTTTTGGATGTATATGGCAAATGCGGTCTCATTCCACAAGCCCTCCAACTGTTCGATGAAATGCCCCACAGAGACCATGTCTCCTGGGCCTCGATTCTCACCGCCCATAATAAAGCCCTTATTCCCCGACGGACCCTTTCAATGCTTAACATCATGTTTACGAATGATGGGTTGCAGCCTGATCACTTTGTCTTCGCCTGCATTGTCAGAGCCTGCTCCAGTTTAGGGTATTTGCGGCTAGGTAAGCAAGTTCATGCTCGGTTTATGCTATCTTTTTTTTGTGATGATGAGGTAGTTAAGTCGTCTTTGATTGATATGTATACTAAATGTGGGCAACCCGATGATGCTCGGGCCGTTTTTGATTCCATATTGTTTAAGAATTCCGTTTCTTGGACTTCTATGATTTCTGGGTATGCTAGAAGTGGGAGAAAATGCGAGGCTATGGACCTTTTTCTGCAAGTTCCTGTGAGAAACTTGTTCTCTTGGACTGCTTTGATTTCGGGGTTGATTCAAAGTGGGCATGGAATTTTCTCGTTTTCTTTGTTTAATGAGATGAGGAGAGAAGGAATTGATATTGTAGACCCTTTGGTTCTTTCAAGTGTTGTTGGAGGTTGTGCAAATTTGGCTCTCCTGGAGCTTGGGAAGCAAATTCATGGCTTGGTTATAGCTCTTGGCTTTGAGTCTTGTTTGTTTATAAGTAATGCACTCGTGGATATGTATGCTAAATGTAGTGACATATTAGCAGCTAAGGATATTTTTTATAGAATGCCACGAAAGGATGTGATTTCTTGGACTTCAATCATAGTTGGGACTGCTCAACATGGCAAAGCAGAGGAGGCATTAACATTATATGATGAGATGGTTCTTTCCAGAATAAAGCCGAATGAAGTGACTTTCGTTGGATTACTTTATGCTTGCAGTCACGCCGGACTAGTTAGTAGAGGTCGCGAATTATTTAGGTCTATGACAACTGATTATAGTATCAATCCTTCTCTCCAGCACTACACATGTTTATTGGATCTCCTGAGTCGCTCCGGACACCTTGATGAGGCCGAGAATCTACTCAACGAAATACCATTTAAACCCGATGAGCCTACATGGGCATCGTTATTGAGTGCATGCAAGAGACATAATAATCTGGAAATGGGAGTTCGAATTGCTGATCGTTTGTTGGATTTAAAACCTGAAGATCCTTCAACATACATACTCTTATCAAATGTTTATGCTGGAGCTGAAATGTGGGAAAGTGTTTCAAAGGTGAGAAAGCTGATGAATTCTATGGAAGTAAGAAAGAAACCAGGTTATAGTAGTATCGACTTTGGAAAGGATAGCCAAGTATTTCATGCTGGGGAGAGTTGTGATCATCCTATGAAGAATGAGATTTTCAATCTACTGAAGGATTTGGATGCAGAAATGAGAAAAAGAGGCTATGTTCCTAACACTAGCTTTGTTTTGTATGACATAGAGCAACAAGAGAAGGAAAAGCAGCTATTTTGGCACAGTGAGAGATTGGCTGTGGCTTATGGACTTCTCAAGGCTGTTCCTGGGACGATTATTCGAATAGTGAAAAATCTTCGCATTTGTGGAGATTGTCATAatgttttgaaatttattaGTGATATTGTGAAAAGAGAAATTGTGGTCCGCGACGCCACAAGATATCATCATTTCAAGGAAGGAAAATGTTCTTGCAATGATTTCTGGTGA
- the LOC103494782 gene encoding translocase of chloroplast 159, chloroplastic-like: protein MDSMDLAQQPSQQNSVSSGSSSTSSSSFTSSTVDSHVDTPSLDEPEMGVAEIKTSVVADGGGSDGAGSETEGFLSGEEEFESASDRPIVGYPEEESLGKSAQGADTGTSFVGYSQLSAPVSVRPIAKVSVDSDVEEEDEEEEEEEDDLQVDENLRGKEEIEDKVGGEDVFVESKKGKEVEVPVEKEETIVVSDGNKNLDDVVNDDDDASQVQERTIELSGNSKEGNVPESLVAEDVGSVPEESVDGGKQVSEGDELNDVTVKQSQNEASDGKKEAELDKETLASGKQAGKGIDLSEKVVAEDVEQLKEQETPGSSSDEKAVLGDQASSKLVKLADEKQEEETSAAEKQVDVEVKLNDTVAAAEDGEQLKNLETDSPVDDKIVLADDENSKVLEPADGGQEAEMDEGSPVAEMQADGEIRLKGKVDAEDGELLIKLEPVSFANNKADEFTASALDDKTLHESSQVSATDVVGNPEEIKDLENKETADLAHGATKLDNGFDNVGHEVNEETETVTLADSPSKAGNEKDSKDDSKIREDVPGDVEPEPSQEDRSLVKESIPDNASVKDSGISDAPKLLEPVLSEVDGEKHPLDEEGDIEGSGTDGETEGEIFGSSEAAREFLQELERASGAGSHSGAESSIDHSQRIDGQIVTDSDEADTDDEGDGKELFDSAALAALLKAARDAGSDGGPITVTTQDGSRLFSIERPAGLGSSLISGKNASRPSRPLTFASSNSRVGDDAENKLSEEEKTKLQKLQQIRVKFLRLVQRLGVSPDDSLVAQVLYRFGLVAGRSTGQLFSFDNAKNTAIQLEAEGKEDLDFSLNILVLGKSGVGKSATINSIFGEDKTPIHAFGPGTTTVKEIIGTVEGVKIRVFDSPGLRSSSSERRINNRILSSIKNVMKKYPPDIVLYVDRLDNQTRDLNDLLLLRSVSSSLGSSIWKNAIITLTHAASAPPDGPSGSPLGYEVFVAQRSHVLQQTVAQAVGDLRILNPTLMNPVSLVENHPSCRKNRDGQKVLPNGQSWRPQLLLLCFSIKILAEVGSLSKAPETFDHRKIFGLRGRSPPLPYLLSGLLQSRTHPKLASDQNGDNGDSDIDLADLSDSDQEEEEDDYDQLPPFKPLRKSQISKLSKEQKKAYFEEYDYRVKLLQKKQWKEELKRMRDIKKKGQPPVNDYGYMGEDDQENGSPAAVQVPLPDMALPPSFDGDNPAYRFRFLEPTSQFLARPVLDTHGWDHDCGYDGVNLEHSMAIINRFPAAVAVQITKDKKEFNIHLDSSVSAKHGENGSTMAGFDIQNIGRQLAYILRGETKFKNFRKNKTAAGVSVTFLGENVCPGLKLEDQITLGKRVVVVGSTGTVRSQNDTAFGANLEIRLREADFPIGQDQSSLGLSLVKWRGDTALGANFQSQFSVGRSYKMAVRAGINNKLSGQISVRTSSSDQLQIALIALLPVARAIYNSLRPGVAENYSTY, encoded by the coding sequence ATGGACTCCATGGACTTGGCCCAACAACCGTCGCAACAGAATTCAGTCTCCTCAGGTTCTTCTTCCACTTCCTCCTCCTCTTTTACGTCTTCTACCGTTGATTCCCATGTCGATACTCCCTCTCTCGATGAACCTGAGATGGGGGTTGCTGAAATTAAAACTAGTGTAGTTGCCGATGGGGGTGGTAGTGATGGTGCTGGTTCCGAAACTGAAGGGTTTTTGAGTGGGGAGGAGGAATTTGAGTCTGCTTCAGATAGACCAATTGTGGGTTATCCAGAGGAAGAGTCCCTCGGGAAGTCCGCCCAAGGGGCTGATACTGGTACTTCTTTTGTGGGTTATTCTCAACTTTCTGCTCCGGTTAGTGTTAGGCCAATTGCGAAGGTTTCTGTTGATAGTGACGTTGAGGAGGAGgatgaggaggaggaggaggaggaggatgaCCTTCAGGTGGATGAGAACTTGAGGGGAAAGGAGGAAATTGAGGATAAAGTGGGTGGAGAAGATGTTTTTGTTGAGAGTAAGAAGGGGAAGGAAGTTGAGGTTCCAGTGGAAAAGGAGGAGACTATTGTTGTATCTGATGGAAACAAGAATTTGGATGATGTGGtgaatgatgatgatgatgccAGTCAAGTGCAGGAAAGAACAATTGAGTTGTCGGGGAACTCAAAAGAGGGCAATGTGCCTGAAAGCTTAGTAGCTGAAGATGTTGGCTCTGTGCCCGAGGAATCTGTTGATGGTGGGAAGCAGGTGTCAGAAGGGGATGAATTGAATGATGTGACAGTTAAACAGTCACAAAATGAGGCTTCAgatggaaaaaaagaagcagAGTTGGATAAAGAAACTCTGGCGTCTGGGAAGCAGGCTGGTAAAGGGATTGACTTGAGTGAGAAGGTGGTTGCTGAGGATGTAGAGCAATTGAAAGAACAGGAAACACCTGGTTCTTCTTCTGACGAGAAAGCTGTTTTGGGAGACCAAGCAAGCTCTAAGCTTGTGAAACTAGCAGATGAAAAACAAGAAGAGGAGACCTCTGCGGCTGAGAAGCAGGTAGATGTGGAGGTCAAATTGAATGACACGGTGGCTGCTGCTGAAGATGGAGAGCagttaaaaaatttagaaactgATTCTCCTGTTGACGACAAAATTGTTCTAGCTGATGACGAAAACTCTAAGGTTTTAGAACCAGCAGATGGAGGACAAGAAGCAGAAATGGATGAAGGAAGCCCCGTGGCTGAAATGCAAGCAGATGGGGAAATTAGATTGAAGGGCAAGGTGGATGCTGAAGATGGAGAATTGTTAATCAAATTGGAACCTGTTTCTTTTGCTAACAACAAAGCGGATGAATTTACTGCTTCAGCTTTAGATGACAAAACCTTGCATGAAAGTTCACAGGTATCAGCAACAGATGTTGTAGGTAATCCAGAGGAAATAAAGGACTTGGAAAATAAGGAAACTGCAGATTTGGCGCATGGGGCTACCAAATTGGACAATGGGTTTGATAATGTTGGGCATGAGGTGAATGAAGAAACAGAAACTGTGACTCTTGCTGATTCTCCAAGTAAGGCAGGGAATGAAAAAGACTCTAAAGATGATTCTAAAATAAGAGAGGATGTGCCTGGTGATGTTGAACCTGAACCGTCTCAGGAGGATAGATCCTTGGTTAAAGAAAGCATCCCAGATAATGCTTCAGTGAAAGATAGTGGAATTTCTGATGCTCCTAAGTTACTTGAACCAGTTTTGAGTGAAGTAGATGGTGAAAAGCATCCTTTAGATGAAGAAGGTGATATTGAGGGTTCTGGTACAGATGGAGAGACTGAAGGTGAGATATTTGGTAGCTCTGAAGCTGCTAGAGAATTCTTGCAGGAATTGGAGAGAGCCTCAGGAGCTGGTTCCCATTCTGGTGCAGAGAGTTCGATTGATCATTCACAGAGAATAGATGGCCAGATTGTCACAGATTCGGATGAAGCAGATACGGATGATGAAGGTGATGGAAAGGAGTTATTTGATTCTGCTGCTTTGGCAGCACTTCTGAAAGCAGCTAGGGATGCTGGCTCAGATGGTGGCCCTATCACTGTGACAACTCAGGATGGCTCCCGGCTTTTTTCCATTGAACGTCCTGCTGGTCTTGGATCCTCACTTATATCTGGAAAAAATGCTTCCCGCCCAAGCCGTCCTCTCACTTTTGCCTCATCGAATTCTAGAGTGGGGGATGATGCTGAAAATAAATTGAGCGAAGAGGAGAAAACTAAACTACAGAAGTTACAGCAGATAAGGGTGAAATTTTTAAGGCTTGTTCAGAGACTAGGTGTCTCTCCAGATGATTCATTGGTAGCACAGGTTCTATATCGTTTTGGGCTTGTAGCTGGTAGGTCTACTGGTCAGCTATTTAGCTTCGACAATGCAAAAAATACAGCTATTCAGCTTGAAGCGGAAGGAAAAGAAGATTTAGACTTCTCATTGAACATACTTGTTCTTGGGAAATCAGGTGTGGGAAAGAGTGCAACTATAAATTCAATTTTTGGGGAAGATAAAACTCCAATCCATGCATTTGGGCCTGGTACAACTACAGTGAAAGAAATTATTGGGACAGTAGAAGGTGTTAAGATCAGGGTTTTTGATTCACCTGGTCTTAGGTCCTCTTCATCTGAACGTAGAATCAACAACAGAATTTTATCCTCAATTAAGAATGTAATGAAGAAGTACCCtcctgatattgttctttatgtgGACCGGCTGGATAACCAAACCAGAGATCTTAATGATCTGCTGTTGTTAAGATCAGTATCCAGCTCCCTTGGTTCTTCCATCTGGAAAAATGCCATCATCACACTCACTCATGCTGCCTCTGCTCCACCTGATGGTCCATCTGGTTCCCCTTTGGGTTATGAGGTCTTTGTTGCTCAACGTTCTCATGTTCTTCAGCAAACTGTTGCTCAAGCTGTTGGTGATCTGCGCATCCTAAATCCAACTTTAATGAACCCGGTTTCTCTTGTTGAAAATCATCCCTCTTGTAGAAAGAACAGAGATGGCCAGAAGGTGCTTCCTAATGGTCAAAGTTGGAGGCCCCAGCTTTTACTTTTATGCTTCTCTATTAAAATCCTGGCTGAAGTAGGAAGTCTTTCAAAAGCTCCAGAGACATTTGACCACAGGAAGATTTTTGGTCTCCGTGGCCGTTCACCTCCTCTTCCATATTTATTGTCCGGTTTGTTGCAGTCCCGCACACACCCAAAGCTGGCATCAGATCAAAATGGTGATAATGGTGATTCTGATATTGATTTGGCCGACTTGTCCGATTCAGATCAAGAAGAGGAGGAAGATGACTATGACCAGCTCCCTCCGTTCAAGCCCCTCAGAAAATCTCAGATTTCTAAGCTTAGCAAAGAGCAAAAAAAGGCGTACTTTGAGGAGTATGATTATCGGGTGAAGCTGCTCCAGAAAAAGCAGTGGAAAGAGGAATTAAAAAGAATGAGAGATATCAAGAAGAAGGGTCAACCTCCTGTGAATGATTATGGGTACATGGGGGAGGATGACCAAGAAAATGGTAGTCCAGCGGCTGTACAGGTTCCTCTACCTGACATGGCCCTTCCTCCTTCATTTGATGGTGATAATCCAGCTTACAGATTTCGGTTCTTGGAGCCAACTTCTCAGTTCCTGGCGAGGCCGGTCTTGGACACCCATGGTTGGGACCATGACTGTGGATATGATGGTGTGAATCTTGAACACAGTATGGCCATTATTAATCGGTTTCCTGCTGCTGTTGCCGTTCAAATTACAAAGGACAAAAAAGAATTCAATATCCACTTGGATTCCTCAGTTTCTGCCAAGCATGGAGAAAATGGTTCTACTATGGCAGGTTTTGACATTCAAAATATTGGTAGGCAGCTTGCCTACATCCTTAGAGGAGAGAcgaaattcaaaaatttcagaAAGAACAAGACAGCTGCTGGGGTATCAGTGACATTCTTGGGAGAGAATGTGTGCCCAGGACTTAAACTCGAGGATCAGATTACACTAGGGAAGCGAGTTGTAGTGGTTGGTAGCACTGGCACTGTTCGATCTCAGAATGATACTGCATTTGGTGCCAATCTGGAAATACGGCTAAGGGAGGCAGACTTCCCAATTGGACAAGATCAATCATCACTTGGTTTATCTCTTGTAAAATGGAGAGGAGACACAGCTTTGGGGGCGAACTTTCAGTCACAGTTTTCAGTTGGACGAAGTTACAAAATGGCGGTGCGTGCAGGAATCAACAACAAACTAAGTGGGCAGATCTCTGTCAGAACAAGCAGTTCTGACCAACTTCAGATTGCTCTTATTGCTCTCCTTCCAGTTGCCAGGGCTATTTACAACAGCCTACGTCCTGGAGTTGCTGAAAATTATTCAACCTATTAG
- the LOC103494783 gene encoding uncharacterized protein LOC103494783: protein MGEKLDDEVEILKQVFGDSSEDEDFIDETVTTDSSFELGHIHKWEQVKQIKGLWLCRFFLSPQQQSSLLSAIRNEGWFMEASENQAMRFGNLPTWAVELSDSVYEAVLSSNHKTDTSIADCYNGDKIDCPLPSDILWREPLFDQMIANVYQPGEGICAHVDLMRFEDGIAIVSLESPCVMHFTHVDESSCDPSIKGEGILSALKVPVYLNPGSLVILWGEARYLWKHEINRKPGFQIWEGQELSQGRRTSITLRKLCHVE, encoded by the exons ATGGGGGAAAAGCTAGACGATGAAGTCGAAATATTGAAGCAAGTATTTGGCGATTCTTCGGAAGACGAAGACTTCATTGATGAAACTGTGACGACCGATTCATCATTTGAATTGGGTCACATTCATAAATGGGAGCAGGTCAAGCAAATCAAAGGATTGTGGCTTTGCAGATTCTTCCTCTCTCCCCAACAACAATCATCGCTTCTCTCCGCAATTCGAAACG AAGGGTGGTTCATGGAAGCCTCTGAAAATCAG GCCATGAGGTTTGGAAACCTTCCAACATGGGCTGTTGAACTTTCAGATTCTGTTTATGAAGCAGTGCTTTCAAGTAACCACAAGACGGATACCTCGATTGCGGATTGCTATAATGGAGATAAGATTGATTGTCCTCTTCCATCAGATATTTTGTGGAGAGAACCACTATTTGATCAAATGATAGCTAATGTGTATCAACCAGGTGAG GGAATCTGTGCACATGTTGACCTTATGCGTTTCGAAGATGGAATTGCCATTGTCTCCCTCGAGTCACCATGCGTAATGCATTTTACCCATGTTGATGAAAGTTCCTGCGATCCTTCAATCAAAGGAGAAGGCATTTTATCAGCATTGAAAGTACCTGTATATCTAAACCCAGGATCTCTTGTTATATTGTGGGGCGAAGCCCGCTACCTCTGGAAGCATGAGATAAACCGTAAGCCTGGGTTTCAAATATGGGAAGGCCAAGAACTTTCTCAGGGGAGGCGAACTTCCATTACACTGAGAAAGCTGTGTCATGTTGAATAG
- the LOC103494784 gene encoding protein LOW PSII ACCUMULATION 1, chloroplastic isoform X1: protein MAMATLPLFHHLPTLSNPKSPTILRPRLPTSQRTFHLSILSCSSTSQSPEANLQSAESCVNLGLQLFSKGRVKEALVQFEAALNMDPNPMEAQAAFYNKACCHAYRGEGKKAADCLRVALREYNLKFGTILNDPDLASFRALPEFKELQEEARMGGEDIGYGFRRDLKLISEVQAPFRGVRRFFYVALSAAAGISLLFNIPRLFRAIQGGDGAPDVWETAGNLAVNVGGIIVFVALFLWDNKKEEEQLAQISRNETLSRLPLRLSTNRIVELVQLRDTVRPVILAGKKETVSSAIQKAERFRTELLRRGVLLVPVIWGEGREPQIEKKGFGAPAAAATALPSIGEDFEKRAQSITAKSKLKAEIRFRAEVISPAEWESWIRDQQKSEGVTPGEDVYIILRLDGRIRRSGRGMPDWQKIIEELPPMEALLSKLEK from the exons ATGGCTATGGCTACTCTTCCTCTGTTCCACCACCTCCCCACCCTTTCGAACCCCAAATCACCCACCATTCTCAGGCCCCGGTTACCCACTTCTCAAAGAACTTTCCATCTCTCTATTCTCTCTTGCTCTTCTACTTCCCAGTCCCCAGAAGCTAATCTCCAATCTGCAGAGTCCTGTGTCAATCTCGGTCTCCAGCTCTTCTCTAAAGGACGG GTCAAAGAAGCTTTGGTCCAGTTTGAAGCAGCTCTGAATATGGATCCCAACCCAATGGAGGCTCAAGCTGCTTTTTACAATAAAGCATGCTGTCATGCCTATCG TGGGGAAGGAAAGAAAGCCGCCGACTGTCTGCGTGTCGCACTAAGAGAATATAACCTGAAATTTGGCACGATTCTGAATGATCCTGACTTGGCCTCATTCAGAGCTCTTCCTGAATTCAAGGAATTACAAGAAGAG GCTAGGATGGGAGGAGAGGATATAGGATACGGTTTTCGAAGAGATCTTAAACTCATCAGTGAAGTTCAAGCACCTTTTCGTGGGGTTCGGAGGTTCTTTTATGTGGCACTATCTGCAGCAGCTGGAATTTCATTACTGTTTAACATACCCAGGTTATTTCGTGCTATTCAAGGTGGTGATGGAGCTCCTGATGTTTGGGAAACTGCTGGAAATTTAGCTGTTAATGTTGGAG GTATTATTGTTTTTGTGGCATTATTTTTATGGGACAACAAGAAAGAAGAGGAACAGCTTGCACAAATATCAAGAAACGAAACATTATCGAGGTTGCCTCTACGTCTTTCCACCAATCGGATTGTTGAACTTGTACAGCTTCGAGATACTGTAAGACCG GTCATTTTAGCTGGAAAAAAGGAGACTGTTTCTTCAGCCATTCAAAAGGCAGAAAGGTTCAGAACTGAGCTCCTTAGACGAGGTGTGCTCTTAGTTCCTGTCATATGGGGTGAAGGTAGAGAACCCCAAATAGAAAAGAAAGGGTTTGGTGCTCCAGCCGCTGCCGCCACCGCCCTGCCATCTATTGGG GAAGATTTTGAGAAACGAGCTCAGTCTATAACTGCAAAATCGAAGTTGAAAGCTGAAATTCGGTTCAGGGCCGAGGTTATATCACCTGCAGAATGGGAAAG TTGGATAAGAGACCAGCAGAAATCCGAAGGGGTCACCCCTGGTGAGGATGTCTACATAATATTGCGATTGGATGGTCGAATTCGAAGATCAGGAAGA GGGATGCCTGACTGGCAAAAAATTATTGAAGAGTTACCACCAATGGAAGCTCTTCTAAGCAAGCTAGAAAAATGA
- the LOC103494784 gene encoding protein LOW PSII ACCUMULATION 1, chloroplastic isoform X2 has product MPIGMPKGSGEGKKAADCLRVALREYNLKFGTILNDPDLASFRALPEFKELQEEARMGGEDIGYGFRRDLKLISEVQAPFRGVRRFFYVALSAAAGISLLFNIPRLFRAIQGGDGAPDVWETAGNLAVNVGGIIVFVALFLWDNKKEEEQLAQISRNETLSRLPLRLSTNRIVELVQLRDTVRPVILAGKKETVSSAIQKAERFRTELLRRGVLLVPVIWGEGREPQIEKKGFGAPAAAATALPSIGEDFEKRAQSITAKSKLKAEIRFRAEVISPAEWESWIRDQQKSEGVTPGEDVYIILRLDGRIRRSGRGMPDWQKIIEELPPMEALLSKLEK; this is encoded by the exons ATGCCTATCGGTATGCCTAAAG GTAGTGGGGAAGGAAAGAAAGCCGCCGACTGTCTGCGTGTCGCACTAAGAGAATATAACCTGAAATTTGGCACGATTCTGAATGATCCTGACTTGGCCTCATTCAGAGCTCTTCCTGAATTCAAGGAATTACAAGAAGAG GCTAGGATGGGAGGAGAGGATATAGGATACGGTTTTCGAAGAGATCTTAAACTCATCAGTGAAGTTCAAGCACCTTTTCGTGGGGTTCGGAGGTTCTTTTATGTGGCACTATCTGCAGCAGCTGGAATTTCATTACTGTTTAACATACCCAGGTTATTTCGTGCTATTCAAGGTGGTGATGGAGCTCCTGATGTTTGGGAAACTGCTGGAAATTTAGCTGTTAATGTTGGAG GTATTATTGTTTTTGTGGCATTATTTTTATGGGACAACAAGAAAGAAGAGGAACAGCTTGCACAAATATCAAGAAACGAAACATTATCGAGGTTGCCTCTACGTCTTTCCACCAATCGGATTGTTGAACTTGTACAGCTTCGAGATACTGTAAGACCG GTCATTTTAGCTGGAAAAAAGGAGACTGTTTCTTCAGCCATTCAAAAGGCAGAAAGGTTCAGAACTGAGCTCCTTAGACGAGGTGTGCTCTTAGTTCCTGTCATATGGGGTGAAGGTAGAGAACCCCAAATAGAAAAGAAAGGGTTTGGTGCTCCAGCCGCTGCCGCCACCGCCCTGCCATCTATTGGG GAAGATTTTGAGAAACGAGCTCAGTCTATAACTGCAAAATCGAAGTTGAAAGCTGAAATTCGGTTCAGGGCCGAGGTTATATCACCTGCAGAATGGGAAAG TTGGATAAGAGACCAGCAGAAATCCGAAGGGGTCACCCCTGGTGAGGATGTCTACATAATATTGCGATTGGATGGTCGAATTCGAAGATCAGGAAGA GGGATGCCTGACTGGCAAAAAATTATTGAAGAGTTACCACCAATGGAAGCTCTTCTAAGCAAGCTAGAAAAATGA